From a single Dendropsophus ebraccatus isolate aDenEbr1 chromosome 8, aDenEbr1.pat, whole genome shotgun sequence genomic region:
- the SFR1 gene encoding swi5-dependent recombination DNA repair protein 1 homolog, with protein sequence MDNPPVCSPSPAYLSSPDPQNNISLKQPMSSSLRERLKKCRRSFTSTCTVAKRLKIDEYERDITTQCSSDPSLSIEAQDQSAEMGPTRGLLIPAPDDGPLEVSPPKGDVSTSNNHQEMLQEKKGLLRRVQEKEERLRRLKMVKLYRSKNNLAELQSLIDKWRESSQLLLYEIQRALSAENQKVTLTQLIENCGLDEKLLRYNRAEEDFDA encoded by the exons ATGGACAACCCTCCTGTGTGTTCTCCGTCACCAGCgtatctctcctctcctgatcctCAGAACAACATATCGCTTAAACAA cccaTGAGCTCATCTCTCCGAGAGCGTCTGAAGAAGTGTCGGAGATCTTTTACCTCAACATGTACAGTGGCCAAACGGCTGAAAATTGATGAATATGAAAGAGACATCACCACACAATGTTCTAGTGATCCTTCCCTTTCTATAGAGGCTCAGGATCAATCTGCAGAGATGGGACCTACACGTGGCCTTCTCATCCCTGCCCCAGATGATGGACCACTGGAGGTTTCTCCTCCTAAGGGAGATGTTTCTACCTCTAACAACCATCAGGAAATGCTGCAGGAGAAAAAGGGATTGCTGAGGCGGGTACAGGAGAAGGAAGAACGTCTGAGGAGACTGAAGATGGTTAAATTGTATAGATCCAAG AACAATCTAGCGGAGCTTCAGTCTCTAATAGACAAGTGGAGAGAAAGCAGCCAGCTGTTACTGTATGAGATCCAGAGAGCGTTGTCTGCTGAGAATCAGAAGGTCACATTGACACAATTGATAGAAAACTGTGGACTGGATGAGAAGTTACTGCGCTACAACAGAGCCGAGGAGGACTTTGATGCATAA